A single Vigna radiata var. radiata cultivar VC1973A chromosome 8, Vradiata_ver6, whole genome shotgun sequence DNA region contains:
- the LOC106772519 gene encoding monothiol glutaredoxin-S10: MASALGNVALLSLSSFKPSPKLPSSSSSSFCVTKHLFSHSLPISSINASPSPNRNFPSVRATSSSSSSSSFGSRLEDSIKKTVAENPVVVYSKTWCSYSSEVKSLFNKLGVNPLVFELDEMGPQGPQLQKVLERITGQHTVPNVFIGGKHIGGCSDTLKLYRKGELEPLLSEAKAKTPES, translated from the exons ATGGCTTCGGCTTTGGGAAACGTtgctcttctttctctctcaagCTTCAAACCTTCTCCAAAgctcccttcttcttcttcttcttccttctgtGTAACCAAACACTTATTCTCTCACTCTCTTCCCATTTCCTCCATCAATGCTTCTCCATCGCCAAACCGCAACTTCCCCTCCGTTCGAGCCACTTCATcgtcctcttcctcttcctccttcGGCTCTCGCCTCGAAGACTCCATTAAGAAAACCGTTGCAGAAAACCCTGTTGTCGTTTATTCCAAAACCTGGTGCTCCTATTCTTCTGAGGTCAAATCCCTCTTCAACAAACTCGGTGTCAACCCCCTGGTCTTCGAATTAGATGAAatgg GTCCTCAAGGGCCACAGTTGCAAAAGGTGTTGGAGAGGATCACGGGGCAACACACTGTGCCAAATGTATTTATTG GTGGCAAACACATTGGCGGCTGTTCAG ATACCCTGAAGCTGTACCGGAAAGGAGAACTTGAACCTTTGCTATCCGAAGCTAAAGCTAAAACTCCAGAGAGCTAA
- the LOC106772518 gene encoding probable glutathione S-transferase isoform X3, protein MGELKLLGVWPSSFVYRIIWALELKGIKYEHVQGEFHNPDFSDLLLKYNPVYKKVPVLVVDGKPIAESTVILEYIEERWPQPPMLPQDPYERAVARFWVSFAEEKSTSFMSFFVAVGEDFQKATKEVREVLKVLEETIGDKKYFGGEEIGILDITLGWIPLFFGVIEDIVGVKVLVVDDFPRLFTWIRNFSEHPSIRTNFPSHHELFGYYKQKRDYYSTQYSMNAGMN, encoded by the exons ATGGGAGAACTGAAGCTACTGGGAGTTTGGCCTAGTTCATTCGTTTACAGGATCATATGGGCGTTAGAACTGAAGGGCATAAAGTATGAGCATGTACAAGGAGAATTCCACAACCCTGATTTCAGTGATTTGCTACTGAAGTATAACCCAGTTTACAAAAAGGTTCCTGTCCTTGTTGTTGATGGAAAGCCAATTGCAGAATCCACTGTCATTCTTGAATACATAGAGGAAAGATGGCCACAGCCACCCATGCTTCCACAGGACCCATATGAGAGGGCCGTGGCACGGTTTTGGGTGAGTTTTGCTGAAGAAAAG AGTACTTCGTTTATGTCATTCTTTGTGGCTGTTGGAGAAGATTTTCAGAAGGCAACAAAGGAAGTAAGAGAAGTGCTTAAAGTATTAGAAGAAACCATTGGGGACAAAAAGTATTTTGGTGGTGAAGAAATTGGAATTTTGGACATAACCTTGGGATGGATACCCTTGTTCTTTGGAGTCATTGAAGATATTGTTGGTGTAAAGGTGTTGGTAGTTGATGATTTTCCCCGCTTGTTTACTTGGATTCGGAACTTCAGTGAGCACCCCTCTATCAGAACGAACTTTCCAAGTCACCATGAGTTGTTTGGTTATTACAAGCAAAAGAGAGACTATTATTCCACCCAATACAGCATGAATGCAGGCATGAACTGA
- the LOC106772518 gene encoding probable glutathione S-transferase isoform X2 encodes MIIGCLPITNHFMLSCCLGAIFSGFIKTFNLQDRKVCSYSRRMGELKLLGVWPSSFVYRIIWALELKGIKYEHVQGEFHNPDFSDLLLKYNPVYKKVPVLVVDGKPIAESTVILEYIEERWPQPPMLPQDPYERAVARFWSTSFMSFFVAVGEDFQKATKEVREVLKVLEETIGDKKYFGGEEIGILDITLGWIPLFFGVIEDIVGVKVLVVDDFPRLFTWIRNFSEHPSIRTNFPSHHELFGYYKQKRDYYSTQYSMNAGMN; translated from the exons ATGATCATTGGCTGCTTGCCCATAACTAACCATTTTATGCTTTCTTGTTGTCTTGGGGCTATATTCTCAGGGTTCATTAAAACATTCAACCTTCAAGACAGAAAAG TGTGCAGTTACAGTCGTAGAATGGGAGAACTGAAGCTACTGGGAGTTTGGCCTAGTTCATTCGTTTACAGGATCATATGGGCGTTAGAACTGAAGGGCATAAAGTATGAGCATGTACAAGGAGAATTCCACAACCCTGATTTCAGTGATTTGCTACTGAAGTATAACCCAGTTTACAAAAAGGTTCCTGTCCTTGTTGTTGATGGAAAGCCAATTGCAGAATCCACTGTCATTCTTGAATACATAGAGGAAAGATGGCCACAGCCACCCATGCTTCCACAGGACCCATATGAGAGGGCCGTGGCACGGTTTTGG AGTACTTCGTTTATGTCATTCTTTGTGGCTGTTGGAGAAGATTTTCAGAAGGCAACAAAGGAAGTAAGAGAAGTGCTTAAAGTATTAGAAGAAACCATTGGGGACAAAAAGTATTTTGGTGGTGAAGAAATTGGAATTTTGGACATAACCTTGGGATGGATACCCTTGTTCTTTGGAGTCATTGAAGATATTGTTGGTGTAAAGGTGTTGGTAGTTGATGATTTTCCCCGCTTGTTTACTTGGATTCGGAACTTCAGTGAGCACCCCTCTATCAGAACGAACTTTCCAAGTCACCATGAGTTGTTTGGTTATTACAAGCAAAAGAGAGACTATTATTCCACCCAATACAGCATGAATGCAGGCATGAACTGA
- the LOC106772518 gene encoding probable glutathione S-transferase isoform X1 — MIIGCLPITNHFMLSCCLGAIFSGFIKTFNLQDRKVCSYSRRMGELKLLGVWPSSFVYRIIWALELKGIKYEHVQGEFHNPDFSDLLLKYNPVYKKVPVLVVDGKPIAESTVILEYIEERWPQPPMLPQDPYERAVARFWVSFAEEKSTSFMSFFVAVGEDFQKATKEVREVLKVLEETIGDKKYFGGEEIGILDITLGWIPLFFGVIEDIVGVKVLVVDDFPRLFTWIRNFSEHPSIRTNFPSHHELFGYYKQKRDYYSTQYSMNAGMN; from the exons ATGATCATTGGCTGCTTGCCCATAACTAACCATTTTATGCTTTCTTGTTGTCTTGGGGCTATATTCTCAGGGTTCATTAAAACATTCAACCTTCAAGACAGAAAAG TGTGCAGTTACAGTCGTAGAATGGGAGAACTGAAGCTACTGGGAGTTTGGCCTAGTTCATTCGTTTACAGGATCATATGGGCGTTAGAACTGAAGGGCATAAAGTATGAGCATGTACAAGGAGAATTCCACAACCCTGATTTCAGTGATTTGCTACTGAAGTATAACCCAGTTTACAAAAAGGTTCCTGTCCTTGTTGTTGATGGAAAGCCAATTGCAGAATCCACTGTCATTCTTGAATACATAGAGGAAAGATGGCCACAGCCACCCATGCTTCCACAGGACCCATATGAGAGGGCCGTGGCACGGTTTTGGGTGAGTTTTGCTGAAGAAAAG AGTACTTCGTTTATGTCATTCTTTGTGGCTGTTGGAGAAGATTTTCAGAAGGCAACAAAGGAAGTAAGAGAAGTGCTTAAAGTATTAGAAGAAACCATTGGGGACAAAAAGTATTTTGGTGGTGAAGAAATTGGAATTTTGGACATAACCTTGGGATGGATACCCTTGTTCTTTGGAGTCATTGAAGATATTGTTGGTGTAAAGGTGTTGGTAGTTGATGATTTTCCCCGCTTGTTTACTTGGATTCGGAACTTCAGTGAGCACCCCTCTATCAGAACGAACTTTCCAAGTCACCATGAGTTGTTTGGTTATTACAAGCAAAAGAGAGACTATTATTCCACCCAATACAGCATGAATGCAGGCATGAACTGA
- the LOC106770393 gene encoding S-protein homolog 1-like encodes MEKKRNSVLLGKSGYNLLVLVLVLASANLSNASSVFPGLIKWHVYVRNELKNEESLLVHCQSKDDDLGSHKLFEGGNFTWSFRTDFLHSTLFWCHVKKDNNNNNNGCDRTASFDVFWYDEHLFQKCHWKNCLWRVRDDGIYLTALYETQTQQFYYHWGATRLP; translated from the coding sequence atggaaaagaagagaaattcaGTTTTGTTAGGAAAAAGTGGTTATAatcttttggttttggttttggttttggctTCAGCAAACCTTTCAAATGCCTCAAGTGTTTTCCCTGGATTGATAAAGTGGCATGTGTACGTTAGGAATGAGTTGAAGAACGAGGAAAGTTTATTGGTTCATTGCCAATCAAAAGATGATGATTTGGGTAGCCATAAACTTTTTGAAGGTGGGAATTTCACTTGGAGTTTTAGGACAGATTTCTTACACTCCACTCTATTTTGGTGCCATGTGAAAAAggacaataacaacaacaacaatggtTGTGACAGAACTGCCTCATTTGACGTGTTTTGGTACGACGAACATCTTTTTCAGAAGTGTCATTGGAAGAATTGCCTTTGGAGAGTTAGGGATGATGGTATTTACTTAACAGCTTTATATGAAACTCAAACTCAGCAGTTCTACTATCACTGGGGTGCTACCAGACTTCCctga
- the LOC106770830 gene encoding protein LOW PSII ACCUMULATION 1, chloroplastic isoform X1, with the protein MAITFGSVIPNSNTMSLTLTTQPLNNFITNHRTNFVFCGRSVGYGHTLSFSDQRVSSSFVTVVCSAANKPDISSTARIRSEVLSPFRSVRMFFYIAFVASGSLGAFIAITQLIGALANSSRATEVPEILKGLAIDIAAVSLFAFLYFRENKAKNAQVARLSREESLSNLKLRVDEKKIIPMNSLRGIARLVICAGPASFVTESFKRSEPFTESLLDRGVLVVPLVTDGNSPAFEFEETGDLATRRKRLWQLAPVYINEWSEWLDEQKKLAGVPSDSPVYLSLRMDGRVRGSGVGYPPWNALVAQLPSVKGMWTGLLDGMDGRVL; encoded by the exons ATGGCTATAACGTTCGGTTCAGTGATTCCTAACTCCAACACTATGTCTCTCACTCTCACTACACAACCTCTAAACAACTTCATCACCAATCATCGTACCAATTTTGTGTTCTGTGGCCGAAGTGTTGGCTATGGACACACTCTGTCTTTCTCAGACCAAAgggtttcttcttcctttgtcaCTGTTGTTTGTTCTGCTGCCAATAAACCAGATATTAG CTCTACAGCCAGGATAAGGAGCGAGGTTCTCTCACCTTTTCGGTCTGTTAGGATGTTCTTTTATATTGCTTTTGTTGCAAGTGGTTCTCTGGGGGCATTCATAGCAATCACACAACTAATTGGAGCACTGGCTAACTCATCAAGAGCAACTGAAGTCCCTGAAATTCTGAAGGGTCTTGCCATTGACATTGCTGCAGTGTCTTTATTTGCTTTCTTGTACTTTagagagaacaaagcaaagaatgCACAGGTGGCTCGCCTCTCAAGAGAAGAAAGCTTATCAAATCTTAAGCTCCGTGTGGATGAGAAGAAGATCATTCCTATGAATTCCTTGAGAGGGATTGCTCGTCTTGTCATATGTGCTGGCCCTGCATCCTTTGTAACTGAGTCTTTTAAGCGCAGTGAACCTTTCACTGAAAGCCTTTTAGACAGAGGGGTGCTTGTTGTGCCCTTAGTAACAGATGGAAATTCACCTGCTTTTGAGTTTGAGGAGACAGGGGATCTTGCCACAAGAAGGAAAAGACTATGGCAACTGGCTCCAGTTTACATCAATGAGTGGTCTGA GTGGTTAGATGAGCAAAAGAAGTTAGCTGGTGTACCTTCTGATTCTCCAGT GTATCTATCCCTACGCATGGATGGTCGTGTTCGTGGTAGTGGTGTTGGTTATCCTCCTTGGAATGCTTTGGTTGCACAACTACCATCAGTGAAGGGAATGTGGACTGGCCTACTAGATGGCATGGATGGTAGAGTTCTTTAA
- the LOC106770830 gene encoding protein LOW PSII ACCUMULATION 1, chloroplastic isoform X2, with amino-acid sequence MAITFGSVIPNSNTMSLTLTTQPLNNFITNHRTNFVFCGRSVGYGHTLSFSDQRVSSSFVTVVCSAANKPDISSTARIRSEVLSPFRSVRMFFYIAFVASGSLGAFIAITQLIGALANSSRATEVPEILKGLAIDIAAVSLFAFLYFRENKAKNAQVARLSREESLSNLKLRVDEKKIIPMNSLRGIARLVICAGPASFVTESFKRSEPFTESLLDRGVLVVPLVTDGNSPAFEFEETGDLATRRKRLWQLAPVYINEWWLDEQKKLAGVPSDSPVYLSLRMDGRVRGSGVGYPPWNALVAQLPSVKGMWTGLLDGMDGRVL; translated from the exons ATGGCTATAACGTTCGGTTCAGTGATTCCTAACTCCAACACTATGTCTCTCACTCTCACTACACAACCTCTAAACAACTTCATCACCAATCATCGTACCAATTTTGTGTTCTGTGGCCGAAGTGTTGGCTATGGACACACTCTGTCTTTCTCAGACCAAAgggtttcttcttcctttgtcaCTGTTGTTTGTTCTGCTGCCAATAAACCAGATATTAG CTCTACAGCCAGGATAAGGAGCGAGGTTCTCTCACCTTTTCGGTCTGTTAGGATGTTCTTTTATATTGCTTTTGTTGCAAGTGGTTCTCTGGGGGCATTCATAGCAATCACACAACTAATTGGAGCACTGGCTAACTCATCAAGAGCAACTGAAGTCCCTGAAATTCTGAAGGGTCTTGCCATTGACATTGCTGCAGTGTCTTTATTTGCTTTCTTGTACTTTagagagaacaaagcaaagaatgCACAGGTGGCTCGCCTCTCAAGAGAAGAAAGCTTATCAAATCTTAAGCTCCGTGTGGATGAGAAGAAGATCATTCCTATGAATTCCTTGAGAGGGATTGCTCGTCTTGTCATATGTGCTGGCCCTGCATCCTTTGTAACTGAGTCTTTTAAGCGCAGTGAACCTTTCACTGAAAGCCTTTTAGACAGAGGGGTGCTTGTTGTGCCCTTAGTAACAGATGGAAATTCACCTGCTTTTGAGTTTGAGGAGACAGGGGATCTTGCCACAAGAAGGAAAAGACTATGGCAACTGGCTCCAGTTTACATCAATGAGTG GTGGTTAGATGAGCAAAAGAAGTTAGCTGGTGTACCTTCTGATTCTCCAGT GTATCTATCCCTACGCATGGATGGTCGTGTTCGTGGTAGTGGTGTTGGTTATCCTCCTTGGAATGCTTTGGTTGCACAACTACCATCAGTGAAGGGAATGTGGACTGGCCTACTAGATGGCATGGATGGTAGAGTTCTTTAA
- the LOC106769759 gene encoding photosystem I reaction center subunit IV, chloroplastic produces MHISGDQIIRQTKHSSSFKASQCSVALVLLQRFRSPKVERQPTSHNTHKNMASAASGFVFSLNVAAATTNSSPSRVMFPSKNNGSRLVVRASDEVAPAPATATPPPEAEAKPKPPPIGPKRGAKVKILRKESYWYKGTGSVVAVDQDPKTRYPVVVRFNKVNYANVSTNNYALDEIVEVE; encoded by the exons ATGCACATTTCTGGGGATCAGATAATTCGCCAAACTAAACATTCATCTTCATTCAAAGCCTCTCAGTGCTCTGTTGCTCTTGTCCTTTTGCAACGCTTCAGATCACCAAAAGTAGAGAGACAACCTACGTCACACAACACACACAAGAACATGGCATCAGCAGCATCTGGGTTTGTGTTTTCTCTTAATGTTGCAGCTGCCACCACAAACTCATCCCCTTCAAGGGTCATGTTCCCCTCAAAGAACAATGGTTCTAGGCTTGTTGTAAGGGCTTCAGATGAGGTTGCACCCGCACCTGCCACCGCCACTCCCCCACCTGAAGCCGAAGCAAAGCCAAAGCCACCGCCTATTGGCCCCAAGAGAGGTGCTAAG GTGAAGATTCTTAGGAAGGAATCGTATTGGTACAAAGGAACTGGGTCAGTTGTTGCTGTTGATCAG GATCCCAAGACTCGCTACCCTGTTGTGGTTCGATTCAACAAAGTGAACTATGCCAATGTATCAACAAACAACTATGCTTTGGATGAGATCGTGGAAGTTGAATGA